In the Streptomyces sp. 3214.6 genome, CGGCTGCGGGGGTGTTCGGGAGTGTCGTCGTCGCCGAGGCCGTTCCCTCGTCCCATGGGGCCGGTGGTTTCACCGTCGTGCCTCCGTCGTGTCGGTCGTCGGCAGGGTGATCAGGCTTGGGACGAGGTCCTCGGCGATCATGCCCTCGCCCCATTTGCCGCCCTCTTCGGGTACCAGCAGCTCCGCCACGTCCAGGACGTGGTGGCCGGCCATGGAGGGCAGGCAACTGCCCCGGGCCGGGCCGATGGCGGCCGCCCACTGCGCGGGGATCGCCGAGGCGCCCCGGCTCGCGCCGGCCAGCGCCCCGGCGACCGCCGCCGTCGTGTCGGCGTCGCGGCCCATGTTCACGGCGGCGAGGACGGCCTCGCGGAAGTCGCCGTCGGCCGCCGCGTAGGCGCCGAAGGCGAGGGCGACGGCTTCGGGGGCCAGGTCGGTCCAGGGGTAGCCGCCGATGACGACGGCGGAGCGGACCGCCCGTTCGCCGCGGTGGGCCACCGTCACCGCCCGGCGCAGGGAACGGGCCGTCCAGGAGTCCTCGGGGATCACCGCCAGCGCCGAGGCCACGACGGCGATCGCCGGCGCTCCGGCCATCGCCGCCGCCACGCCCGCCGCGACCGCCTGGCCGCCGTAGATGCCCTCGCCGTCGTGGCTGACCGCGCCGTCGATCGCGACCAGACGGGCCGCTTCGGCCGGGCGGCCCGCGGCGAAGACGCCGAAGGGGGCCGCGCGCATCGCCAGACCGTCGCTCCACGCGTGCCGGTGCTGTGCCGAGATGGGCGCCGCGAGGCCTCGGCGGAGGTTCTCCAGGGTGCCGCGTTCGCTGAAGCCGGCGCCGCGGAAGGGGCCCTCGTCGCGGTCGGCGATCCACTGGTGCCAGGCCGCCTCCACGTGGACCGGGGTGAGTGCGGAGCCGTGGCGGGCGAGGAGCAGGCCGGAGAAGATCGCGTACTCCGTGTCGTCCGTGCCGGCCGGCCTCTCGCTGACGTAGCCCGTGATGCGGCCCCAGCGGGCGCGGATCTCGGAGGGCTTCATGTTCTCGGCGGGTGCGCCGAGGGCGTCTCCCACGGCGAGGCCGAGCAGGGCGCCGCGGGCCCGTTCACGGATCGATGCCATGCACGGCCTCTCCTTCGGGGGCCCGCACGAGCGCGGAACCCTTTGCGGATGTGTCCCACCATCGGCGGTTGACCTGAGCCTGAAAGCTCCTCATGTCACCCGGTCGACATATGGGCGGCCTATCGATCGAATGAGCGACCGAGGGTAAAGGCGCAGGTTAGGGCATCCTCGCCTTGCTGGCGGGCGGGAATGAGCGCGCGTATCTTTGGCGTTGTCAGATATTGGAACTTGTCTAAAGTTAGCTTTGCCTTAGCTATCTGGGGGATCTTCATGGCCATCATCGAGACCGAAGCCACACTGCACGAGGCGCACCGCGACAACCACACGCACCGGGACGTCAACGGTGGCTGGCTGCGGCCCGCCGTGTTCGGGGCGATGGACGGCCTGGTCTCCAACCTCGCGCTGATGACCGGTGTCGCCGGCGGGTCCGTCGGCCAGCAGACCATCGTCATCACCGGGCTTGCCGGTCTCGCCGCGGGCGCCTTCTCGATGGCCGCCGGCGAGTACACCTCCGTCGCCTCGCAGCGCGAGCTCGTCGAGGCCGAGCTCGACGTGGAGCGCGGGGAGCTGAGAAAGCACCCGCAGGACGAGGAGGCCGAGCTCGCCGCGCTGTACGAGTCCCGGGGCGTCGAGCCCGAGCTGGCCCGGCAGGTCGCGCAGCAGCTCTCGCGCGATCCCGAGCAGGCCCTGGAGATACACGCCCGTGAGGAGTTGGGCATCGATCCCTCGGATCTGCCCTCGCCGCTGGTCGCCGCCGTGTCGAGCTTCGGGGCGTTCGCCCTCGGCGCGCTGCTGCCCGTCCTGCCGTATCTGCTGGGGGCCGCCTCGCTGTGGCCGGCCGTGCTGCTGGCGCTGTTCGGGCTGTTCGGCTGCGGCGCCGTGGTGGCCCGGGTGACCGCGCGGACCTGGTGGTTCAGCGGACTGCGGCAGCTCGCGCTCGGAGGCGCGGCAGCCGGTGTGACGTACGCCCTGGGCACTTTGTTCGGAACGGCCGTAGGATAGACCGGCTGCTACATATGCGATGGGCCGTATAAGTAGTCGTTACTGACTGGTTTCGGATGCTTAACCAGCGGGCATGAGCCGTAAGCGCTGTGGGCAATGACGCCTGCGGCGCACTTGCGGGGTGAACGACGCCGCTCCCCCCGCCCTTCGGGCCGACGGACACCGATCTGATCGATCTCGTCCCGTCCGGTCCCCATATAACTTTCAGCCACGTGCGCGAGACCCTTTTCGCGAGCTCGTGGCGTCCGCATGTTGGAACGGAGTATCCGGTTCCCGAGAACCGCTCCATCATGTAACCTGCACGAAATTTTGCGCTCACGCAGAGGGCCAACGTCGTCCCTTCGCACGCCAGATATGCCACTTGAGACGACGACGGGAGAGCCGATGCGTACGCCGCGCCAGCCGTCCCAGCATTCCGCGAATGGCCAGAACTGGTCCTTCATGGATGCTCGCCCTGCTGCGCAGGGTATGTACGACCCCCGCAACGAGCACGACGCCTGTGGCGTCGGCTTCGTGGCCACCCTCACCGGTGAGGCGAGCCACACGCTGGTCGAGCAGGCGCTCACCGTTCTGCGCAACCTCGAACACCGCGGCGCCACCGGCTCCGAGCCGGACTCCGGCGATGGCGCGGGCATCCTCACCCAGGTCCCCGACGCCTTCTTCCGCGAGGTGGCCGGTTTCGAGCTGCCCGAGGCCGGCGGCTACGCCGTCGGTATCGCCTTCCTCCCCGAGGACGGCCTGCAGGACGCCGTCTCGCAGATCGAGACGATCGCCGACGACGAGGGCCTCACCGTCCTCGGCTGGCGCGAGGTCCCGGTCGCCCCCGAACTCCTCGGCGCCACCGCCCGCTCCACGATGCCCGCCTTCCGCCAGGTCTTCGTGACCGACGGCGCCTCCCAGGGCATCGACCTCGACCGCAAGGCGTTCGTGCTGCGCAAGCGCGCCGAGCGCGAGGCCGGCGTGTACTTCACCTCGCTGTCCGCGCGGACCATCGTCTACAAGGGCATGCTGACCACCGGCCAGCTCGAACCCTTCTTCCCGGACCTGTCCGACCGCCGCTTCGCCTCGGCCGTGTCGCTCGTCCACTCGCGCTTCTCCACGAACACCTTCCCGTCGTGGCCGCTCGCGCACCCGTACCGCTTCGTCGCGCACAACGGTGAGATCAACACCGTCAAGGGCAACCGCAACTGGATGACCGCGCGGGAGTCGCAGCTCGTCTCGGACGTCTTCGGCTCCGACGAGAAGGCCATCGAGCGGATCTTCCCGGTGTGCACGCCGGACGCCTCCGACTCGGCGTCCTTCGACGAGGTGCTCGAACTGCTCCACCTCGGCGGCCGCTCGCTGCCCCACTCCGTGCTGATGATGATCCCGGAGGCGTGGGAGAACCACGACTCCATGGACCCGGCCCGGCGCGCCTTCTACCAGTTCCACTCCACGATGATGGAGCCCTGGGACGGCCCGGCCTGCGTCACCTTCACCGACGGCACCCAGGTCGGCGCGGTCCTCGACCGCAACGGCCTGCGCCCTGGCCGCTACTGGGTCACCGACGACGGCCTCGTCGTCCTCGGCTCCGAGGTCGGCGTCCTCGACATCGACCCCGCCAAGGTCGTCCGCAAGGGTCGCCTGCAGCCCGGCCGCATGTTCCTCGTCGACACCGCCGAGCACCGCATCATCGAGGACGACGAGATCAAGGCCCAGCTCGCCGCCGAGAACCCCTACGCCGAGTGGCTGGAAGCCGGCGAGATCGAGCTCGGCGACCTGCCCGAGCGCGAGCACATCGTGCACACCCACGCCTCGGTCACCCGCCGCCAGCAGACCTTCGGCTACACCGAGGAAGAGCTGCGCGTCCTGCTCGCGCCGATGGCGAAGGCCGCCGCCGAGCCGATCGGCTCGATGGGCACCGACTCGCCGATCGCCGCGCTCTCCGCCCGCCCGCGACTGCTGTTCGACTACTTCACGCAGCTGTTCGCGCAGGTCACCAACCCGCCGCTGGACGCCATCCGCGAGGAGCTCGTCACCTCGCTGCGCTCCTCCCTGGGCCCCGAGGGCAACCTGCTCGAGCCCACGGCCGCATCGTGTCGTTCGGTCACCCTGCCCTTCCCGGTGATCGACAACGACGAGCTGGCCAAGCTCATCCACATCAACGCCGACGGCGACATGCCCGGCTTCAAGGCCGCGACGCTCTCCGGCCTGTACCGGGTGCACGGCGGCGGCGACGCCCTCGCCGCGCGCATCGACGAGATCTGCGCCGAGGCCGACGCCGCCATAGACAACGGCGCCCGCCTCATCGTCCTGTCGGACCGCCACTCCGACGCCGAGCACGCGCCGATCCCGTCGCTGCTGCTCACCGCGGCCGTCCACCACCACCTCATCCGCACCAAGCAGCGCACCCAGGTGGGCCTGCTGGTCGAGGCCGGCGACGTCCGCGAGGTCCACCACGTCGCCCTGCTCATCGGGTTCGGCGCCGCCGCCGTCAACCCGTACCTGGCCATGGAGTCGGTCGAGGACCTGCTGCGCGCGGGCACCTTCCTCGCCGGCATGGAGCCCGAGCAGGCGATCCGCAACCTGATCTACGCCCTCGGCAAGGGCGTTCTGAAGGTCATGTCCAAGATGGGCATCTCGACCGTCGCCTCCTACCGGGGCGCCCAGGTCTTCGAGGCCGTCGGCCTGGACGACGCGTTCGTCGCCACGTACTTCAGCGGCACCGCCACCAAGATCGGCGGCGTCGGCATCGACGTCGTCGCCAAGGAGGTCGCCGCCCGCCACGCCAAGGCCTACCCGGCGTCCGGCATCGCGCCCGCCCACCGCGCCCTGGAGATAGGCGGCGAGTACCAGTGGCGCCGCGAGGGCGAGCCGCACCTGTTCGACCCGGAGACGGTCTTCCGCCTCCAGCACTCCACGCGCACGGCCCGCTACGACATCTTCAAGAAGTACACGGACCGCGTGAACGAGCAGTCCGAGCGCCTGATGACGCTGCGCGGACTCTTCGGCTTCAAGTCCGGCCGCGCGCCGATCTCCATCGACGAGGTCGAGCCGGTCTCCGAGATCGTCAAGCGGTTCTCCACCGGCGCCATGTCGTACGGCTCCATCTCCCTGGAGGCGCACGAGACCCTCGCCATCGCCATGAACCAGCTGGGCGGCAAGTCCAACACCGGTGAGGGCGGCGAGGACGCGGACCGCCTGTACGACCCGGCGCGCCGTTCCGCCATCAAGCAGGTCGCCTCCGGCCGCTTCGGCGTGACGAGCGAGTACCTGGTCAACGCGGACGACATCCAGATCAAGATGGCCCAGGGCGCCAAGCCCGGCGAGGGCGGCCAGCTGCCCGGCCACAAGGTGTACCCGTGGGTCGCCAAGACCCGTCACTCCACCCCGGGCGTCGGTCTGATCTCCCCGCCGCCGCACCACGACATCTACTCCATCGAGGACCTCGCCCAGCTGATCCACGACCTGAAGAACGCGAACCCGCAGGCGCGGATTCACGTGAAGCTGGTCTCCGAGGTCGGCGTCGGCACGGTCGCCGCAGGTGTGTCGAAGGCCCACGCGGACGTCGTCCTGATCTCCGGCCACGACGGCGGCACGGGCGCCTCGCCGCTGACCTCGCTGAAGCACGCGGGCGGTCCCTGGGAACTCGGCCTCGCCGAGACCCAGCAGACGCTGCTGCTCAACGGCCTGCGCGACCGCATCGTCGTACAGACCGACGGCCAGCTGAAGACCGGCCGTGACGTGATCATCGCCGCGCTGCTCGGCGCCGAGGAGTTCGGTTTCGCGACCGCGCCGCTCGTCGTCTCCGGCTGCGTCATGATGCGCGTCTGCCACCTCGACACCTGCCCGGTCGGCATCGCCACCCAGAACCCGGTGCTGCGCGACCGCTTCGCCGGCAAGGCCGAATACGTCGTGAACTTCTTCAAGTTCATCGCCGAAGAGGTCCGCGAGCTCCTCGCCGAGCTGGGCTTCCGCTCGATCGAGGAGGCCGTCGGCCACGCCGAGGTCCTCGACGTCGAGCGCGCCGTCGACCACTGGAAGGCGCAGGGCCTGAACCTGGCCCCGCTGTTCCACGTGCCCGCCCTGCCCGAGGGCGCGGCGCTGCACCAGGTCATCGAGCAGGACCACGGCCTGGAGAAGGCGCTCGACAACGAGCTGATCAAGCTCGCCGCCGACGCCCTGGCCGCGGACTCGGCGACCGACGCCCAGCCGGTGCGCGCCCAGGTCTCCATCCGCAACATCAACCGCACGGTCGGCACCATGCTCGGCCACGAGGTCACGAAGAAGTTCGGCGGTGCGGGCCTGCCCGAGGACACCATCGACATCACCTTCACCGGCTCCGCGGGCCAGTCCTTCGGCGCCTTCCTCCCGCGCGGTGTCACGCTGCGCCTGGAGGGCGACGCCAACGACTACGTCGGCAAGGGCCTCTCCGGCGGCCGCGTCATCGTCCGCCCGGACCGGGGCGCCGACCACCTCGCCGAGTACTCGACGATCGCGGGCAACACCATCGCCTACGGCGCGACCGGCGGCGAACTGTTCCTGCGCGGCCGCACCGGTGAGCGGTTCTGCGTCCGCAACTCCGGCGCGACGGTCGTCTCCGAGGGCGTGGGCGACCACGGCTGCGAGTACATGACCGGCGGTCGCGCGGTGGTCCTCGGCGAGACGGGCCGCAACTTCGCGGCCGGTATGTCCGGCGGCATCGCCTACGTGATCGACCTCAACCGCGACAACGTCAACGTCGGCAACCTGGACGCCGTCGAGGCGCTTGACGACGGCGACAAGCAGTGGCTGCACGACGTGGTGCGCCGCCACGCCGAGGAGACCGGCTCGACGGTCGCCGAGAAGCTGCTCGCCGACTGGGACGTGTCCGCGGAACGCTTCAGCAAGATCATCCCCAGCACGTACAAGGCAGTGCTCGCCGCCAGGGACGCCGCCGAGCGAGCGGGAC is a window encoding:
- a CDS encoding ADP-ribosylglycohydrolase family protein, whose translation is MASIRERARGALLGLAVGDALGAPAENMKPSEIRARWGRITGYVSERPAGTDDTEYAIFSGLLLARHGSALTPVHVEAAWHQWIADRDEGPFRGAGFSERGTLENLRRGLAAPISAQHRHAWSDGLAMRAAPFGVFAAGRPAEAARLVAIDGAVSHDGEGIYGGQAVAAGVAAAMAGAPAIAVVASALAVIPEDSWTARSLRRAVTVAHRGERAVRSAVVIGGYPWTDLAPEAVALAFGAYAAADGDFREAVLAAVNMGRDADTTAAVAGALAGASRGASAIPAQWAAAIGPARGSCLPSMAGHHVLDVAELLVPEEGGKWGEGMIAEDLVPSLITLPTTDTTEARR
- a CDS encoding VIT1/CCC1 transporter family protein; protein product: MAIIETEATLHEAHRDNHTHRDVNGGWLRPAVFGAMDGLVSNLALMTGVAGGSVGQQTIVITGLAGLAAGAFSMAAGEYTSVASQRELVEAELDVERGELRKHPQDEEAELAALYESRGVEPELARQVAQQLSRDPEQALEIHAREELGIDPSDLPSPLVAAVSSFGAFALGALLPVLPYLLGAASLWPAVLLALFGLFGCGAVVARVTARTWWFSGLRQLALGGAAAGVTYALGTLFGTAVG
- the gltB gene encoding glutamate synthase large subunit; this translates as MRTPRQPSQHSANGQNWSFMDARPAAQGMYDPRNEHDACGVGFVATLTGEASHTLVEQALTVLRNLEHRGATGSEPDSGDGAGILTQVPDAFFREVAGFELPEAGGYAVGIAFLPEDGLQDAVSQIETIADDEGLTVLGWREVPVAPELLGATARSTMPAFRQVFVTDGASQGIDLDRKAFVLRKRAEREAGVYFTSLSARTIVYKGMLTTGQLEPFFPDLSDRRFASAVSLVHSRFSTNTFPSWPLAHPYRFVAHNGEINTVKGNRNWMTARESQLVSDVFGSDEKAIERIFPVCTPDASDSASFDEVLELLHLGGRSLPHSVLMMIPEAWENHDSMDPARRAFYQFHSTMMEPWDGPACVTFTDGTQVGAVLDRNGLRPGRYWVTDDGLVVLGSEVGVLDIDPAKVVRKGRLQPGRMFLVDTAEHRIIEDDEIKAQLAAENPYAEWLEAGEIELGDLPEREHIVHTHASVTRRQQTFGYTEEELRVLLAPMAKAAAEPIGSMGTDSPIAALSARPRLLFDYFTQLFAQVTNPPLDAIREELVTSLRSSLGPEGNLLEPTAASCRSVTLPFPVIDNDELAKLIHINADGDMPGFKAATLSGLYRVHGGGDALAARIDEICAEADAAIDNGARLIVLSDRHSDAEHAPIPSLLLTAAVHHHLIRTKQRTQVGLLVEAGDVREVHHVALLIGFGAAAVNPYLAMESVEDLLRAGTFLAGMEPEQAIRNLIYALGKGVLKVMSKMGISTVASYRGAQVFEAVGLDDAFVATYFSGTATKIGGVGIDVVAKEVAARHAKAYPASGIAPAHRALEIGGEYQWRREGEPHLFDPETVFRLQHSTRTARYDIFKKYTDRVNEQSERLMTLRGLFGFKSGRAPISIDEVEPVSEIVKRFSTGAMSYGSISLEAHETLAIAMNQLGGKSNTGEGGEDADRLYDPARRSAIKQVASGRFGVTSEYLVNADDIQIKMAQGAKPGEGGQLPGHKVYPWVAKTRHSTPGVGLISPPPHHDIYSIEDLAQLIHDLKNANPQARIHVKLVSEVGVGTVAAGVSKAHADVVLISGHDGGTGASPLTSLKHAGGPWELGLAETQQTLLLNGLRDRIVVQTDGQLKTGRDVIIAALLGAEEFGFATAPLVVSGCVMMRVCHLDTCPVGIATQNPVLRDRFAGKAEYVVNFFKFIAEEVRELLAELGFRSIEEAVGHAEVLDVERAVDHWKAQGLNLAPLFHVPALPEGAALHQVIEQDHGLEKALDNELIKLAADALAADSATDAQPVRAQVSIRNINRTVGTMLGHEVTKKFGGAGLPEDTIDITFTGSAGQSFGAFLPRGVTLRLEGDANDYVGKGLSGGRVIVRPDRGADHLAEYSTIAGNTIAYGATGGELFLRGRTGERFCVRNSGATVVSEGVGDHGCEYMTGGRAVVLGETGRNFAAGMSGGIAYVIDLNRDNVNVGNLDAVEALDDGDKQWLHDVVRRHAEETGSTVAEKLLADWDVSAERFSKIIPSTYKAVLAARDAAERAGLSESEITEKMMEAATNG